From the Candidatus Brocadia sp. genome, the window TATGATTATACCCTGTATAAAGACATCCTGGACTTTGCCCGCGAAAAGAAAATTCCTGTGATCGCCTTAAATGCCCCAAGGGAAGTGGTAAAAATGGTAAGGAAGAAAGGGCTAAAAGGTTTGACTGAGGAAGAAAAAAAGCAATTACCTGAAATTGATACGAGCGATTTTTTTCATCGGGTCTATCTGGAGAGGGCTGTTCGGGAGCATATGGTTGGCCTTTCGGCAGATTTAGAAAAATATAACGATGTACAGTGTTTGTGGGAAGAGTACATGGCTCAGACAATTGTGAACTATCTGTCTTCCTGGGAGGGTAAGGACAAAAAGATTCTCATCTTTGCTGGAAACGGACATATAATATACGATTTTGGCATTCCGAAGCGGGTCTTTCGCCGCACTTTTTTACCGTATTACACAATTTATCCAGCCGAATTTCGCGGAACGAAACCATCAACTGATCAAGACCTGTTTTTGCAGGAAATTCCGTTAGAACCAGCCGATTTTGTATGGGTTATCCCCCCCACGGAGACACAAGAAAAAAGAGTATATTTGGGAGTCCAGATCCAAAGAACAAGCGACAATAAATTGGTTATACAAGAAATAACTCCCGGAAGTCCGGCTGAAAAGGCTGGATTCCTGGTGGGTGATATCATTCTTTCGATTGACGGAAAAGTTGTCAAAAGCGTGATGGAACTGGTTCATTACCTCCAGACGAAGCAATTTGGTGATACCTGCGCCATTGATATCGAACGAGGTGGGAAAAAAATTTCTTGTGAAGTTACCCTTTTTGAGATGGAAGAGGAGTAATAATCCACCACAGAGACACAAAGGACGCAAAGAAAGTTGTAAGTTGTCAGATTTAAGGCAAACTTTTAACTGCCAACTTTCAACTTATTTTAAAGCTTTGCGCTCCTGACATCTTTGCGGTAAACTATTAAAACTATGCAGACAAAACTATCAACACAGTATAATCCTAAAGAAATTGAAGACAAGTGGTATCAAGTTTGGGAGGAGAATGGGTGTTTTCATAGTGTACCGGATCCCACAAAAGAACCGTTTACTATTGTTATTCCTCCTCCTAATGTGACTGGCGTGCTCCATATGGGACATGCCCTGAATACCATTATCCAGGATATTTTGATCCGCTGGCGACGCATGCAGGGATACAATGCCCTTTGGATGCCCGGTACGGATCATGCGGGTATTGCCACTCAGAATGTGGTTGAAAGGGAACTGGCAACAAAACGTGTCAAGCGTGAACAACTGGGACGGGAACGTTTTATAGAAGAAGTCTGGAAATGGAAGAATCAATACGGATCGACCATCATTAAGCAATTGAAAAAACTGGGAAGTTCTTGTGATTGGGTACGGGAACGGTTCACCATGGACGAGGGACTTTCTACTGCGGTAAAGGAAACTTTTGTGGGTCTCTATGAGCGAGGATTAATCTACAAGGGTAAATACCTGATTAATTGGTGTCCCCGATGCCGTACTGCCTTAGCCGATGATGAGGTTGAACATGAGGAACACGAAGGACACCTGTGGCACATAAAATATCCCTTCAAGGATGCCCCGCATCTCTTTCTGATTGTAGCCACAACCCGTCCCGAAACCATGTTAGGAGACGTTGCAGTGGCCGTTAACCCAAAGGATGAGCGTTACAAAGATATAATCGGTGAAATCCTTACCCTGCCTATCATAGGTCGTGAATTACCCATAATTGCCGATGAATTTGTCGATCCATCATTTGGAACTGGTGCGGTTAAGGTTACCCCTGCTCATGACCCCAATGATTTTGAAATGGGCAAACGCCACAACCTAACCCCAATTGTTATTATGCAGGAAAATGGGGCTATGAATGAACTTGCAGGAGATTATGAGGGAATGGACCGATTTGAGTGCAGGGATGCATTGATAGAAGAATTAAAATTAAAAAAATTTATCGAAATGGTCACTCCTCATAAGCACTCGGTAGGACATTGTTATCGGTGCCATACCGTTATTGAGCCTTATATTTCCGATCAATGGTTCGTCAGGATGCGTCCCCTTGCAGATGCCGCCATTAAGGCTTCACGAAAAAAATTAGTAACCTTCTTCCCTGAACGTTGGGAAAAGATCTATTTGAGCTGGTTGGAAAATGTGCGTGATTGGTGTATTTCAAGACAAATCTGGTGGGGACACCGTATTCCTGCCTGGTATTGCCATGATTGTGGTGCAATTACCGTAGCGCGCGATGTACCCGCGAAGTGCTCAAAATGCAACAGTGTTACCCTGAAACAGGATGAGGATGTACTCGACACATGGTTCAGTTCTGCCCTGTGGCCCTTTTCCACGATGGGTTGGCCCAGGGAGACACCGGAGTTGCGATATTACTATCCGACGTCTACCCTTGTTACCGACCGGGGAATTATCTATTTCTGGGTGGCACGGATGGTTATGATGGGACTTGAAATCATGCGGCACATCCCTTTCTCTAACGTTTACATCCATGGAACTATCCTCGACGAACAGGGCAGGAAAATGAGCAAATCACTGGGCAATGGTATTGATCCCCTCGTCATGATCGACCAATACGGTGCGGATGCCGTGCGATTTTCGATCATTGTCCTGACCACGGAAGGCCAGGACATAAAACTATCGGAGAGCAGGTTTGAGATGGGCCGTAACTTCACTAACAAATTGTGGAATGCGGCGCGTTTTATCATCATGAATCTGGAGGAAGAATATCCGGAAGAAATTCATCTGGAACCAGCAGACTATCAATTTGAAGACAAATGGATTCTCAGCCGATTAAATACAACTATTAAGGCATGTACCTTGTACCTGGAACAATTCAAATTTAATGACGCAGCCATGA encodes:
- a CDS encoding PDZ domain-containing protein; the encoded protein is MTNKTCFSIVDYVDCDREKVNAAIDEIFDHFGGIHAIIKKGTKAWITSNFIKESFGKVFFFLLFFSLLLPMPAFSETNRLKNFPEQVALDDIIYIPTGEKVQFSNLYHFFDCATVIYVGETHANKASHQVQLKVLKAYYEKFGGNIAIGMEMFTRPYQPFLDQWIAGEIDEQKFLAETRWDKEWGYDYTLYKDILDFAREKKIPVIALNAPREVVKMVRKKGLKGLTEEEKKQLPEIDTSDFFHRVYLERAVREHMVGLSADLEKYNDVQCLWEEYMAQTIVNYLSSWEGKDKKILIFAGNGHIIYDFGIPKRVFRRTFLPYYTIYPAEFRGTKPSTDQDLFLQEIPLEPADFVWVIPPTETQEKRVYLGVQIQRTSDNKLVIQEITPGSPAEKAGFLVGDIILSIDGKVVKSVMELVHYLQTKQFGDTCAIDIERGGKKISCEVTLFEMEEE
- a CDS encoding valine--tRNA ligase codes for the protein MQTKLSTQYNPKEIEDKWYQVWEENGCFHSVPDPTKEPFTIVIPPPNVTGVLHMGHALNTIIQDILIRWRRMQGYNALWMPGTDHAGIATQNVVERELATKRVKREQLGRERFIEEVWKWKNQYGSTIIKQLKKLGSSCDWVRERFTMDEGLSTAVKETFVGLYERGLIYKGKYLINWCPRCRTALADDEVEHEEHEGHLWHIKYPFKDAPHLFLIVATTRPETMLGDVAVAVNPKDERYKDIIGEILTLPIIGRELPIIADEFVDPSFGTGAVKVTPAHDPNDFEMGKRHNLTPIVIMQENGAMNELAGDYEGMDRFECRDALIEELKLKKFIEMVTPHKHSVGHCYRCHTVIEPYISDQWFVRMRPLADAAIKASRKKLVTFFPERWEKIYLSWLENVRDWCISRQIWWGHRIPAWYCHDCGAITVARDVPAKCSKCNSVTLKQDEDVLDTWFSSALWPFSTMGWPRETPELRYYYPTSTLVTDRGIIYFWVARMVMMGLEIMRHIPFSNVYIHGTILDEQGRKMSKSLGNGIDPLVMIDQYGADAVRFSIIVLTTEGQDIKLSESRFEMGRNFTNKLWNAARFIIMNLEEEYPEEIHLEPADYQFEDKWILSRLNTTIKACTLYLEQFKFNDAAMKIYDFTWHSFCDWYLEIVKTRLYEPVSYKDKKVAQTVLAKVFDQILHLLHPFIPFITEELWQNLKRAVSKNKISFQEEMRHEYLIRDVWPREDKRFEDQVSEGNMAILQDVIRAIRNIRSKMNIKERQKLDAVISLSGDGEYELEEHSGLLKRMANVEHLEIGKDLARPDNSASEVIGRIQAFVPLAGIIDPIAEKERQSKHLKQLEDYLMVVRRKLENRNFAARAPAHVVTMEQNREKELLEQISKIKLILNDLG